In Penaeus vannamei isolate JL-2024 unplaced genomic scaffold, ASM4276789v1 unanchor5120, whole genome shotgun sequence, one genomic interval encodes:
- the LOC113818145 gene encoding msx2-interacting protein, with amino-acid sequence MDPRMFGGEKMITQMPLDMKVEKGEPEKLESHSTSGTPGPADFPSRPSGAPAALAPRGQSSPHVLASPHHDRSTDSPQVAMVYSRLYDRYYNYPGRAGTPGAPGTGEHEARSRISSPSGTPLVYPAMGPAEVHHQPIVQISTPQYASQVPPQLQMLIQGTNVTWTGLLGLKQEHAAVQMIYVSGSSDVARGALPIHPDGTTSVMRIGQRMRLEQTQLEGVARKIQMEAEHCMLLALPHGRDSYDIIQQHNSLRNGIINYLVVKQAAGIVNVTAPGTHQPAFVVHIFPPCDFANENLARISPDLLHRVAEISYLLVVIATC; translated from the exons ATGGATCCGCGTATGTTTG gaggagagaaaatgataacaCAGATGCCCTTGGATAtgaaggtggaaaagggagagccAGAGAAGCTTGAATCACACTCCACTTCAGGGACCCCAGGACCAGCTGATTTCCCTTCAAGACCGAGTGGAGCCCCAGCAGCATTAGCTCCAAGGGGCCAGTCGTCACCTCATGTCTTGGCTTCTCCACATCATGACCGATCTACTGACTCTCCTCAG GTTGCAATGGTATACAGCCGCCTTTACGATCGGTATTACAATTATCCTGGTCGCGCTGGGACTCCTGGAGCTCCAGGAACAGGTGAACATGAAGCCAGAAGCAGAATTTCGTCACCCTCGGGAACTCCTCTTGTATACCCAGCCATGGGGCCGGCAGAAGTCCACCACCAACCAATTGTACAAATATCAACTCCACAGTACGCTTCACAAGTTCCACCTCAGTTACAAATGCTTATACAG GGTACAAATGTAACTTGGACTGGACTTCTGGGGCTGAAGCAAGAGCATGCAGCTGTACAGATGATCTATGTCTCGGGTAGCAGTGATGTTGCACGTGGTGCCTTGCCAATTCATCCAGATGGAACTACTTCTGTTATGCGCATTGGCCAGAGAATGAGATTAGAACAAACACAACTTGAAGGAGTTGCAAGGAaaattcag ATGGAAGCAGAACACTGCATGCTACTGGCTCTTCCTCATGGCCGAGACTCCTATGACATTATCCAACAGCACAATAGTCTACGTAATGGCATTATCAACTATCTTGTTGTGAAACAGGCTGCAGGGATTGTTAATGTTACTGCTCCTGGCACTCATCAG cCTGCATTTGTGGTTCACATATTCCCACCTTGTGATTTTGCAAATGAAAACTTGGCTAGAATATCACCAGATTTGTTGCATCGAGTTGCAGAGATCTCGTATCTTCTGGTGGTTATTGCTACTTGCTGA